A genome region from Corynebacterium uberis includes the following:
- a CDS encoding GntP family permease, translating into MEGFVSPLSTGALLGVAAAAVAVILVLVIGFKLHAFLTLIIVSAATAIAAGIPIDQVVPTMTQGFGTTLASVALLVALGAMLGRLVERSGGAASLAEALVARFGEHRAPFALGLASLMMGFPIFFDAGLVVMLPVIFAVARRLDGPVVAYGIPAAGAFSVMHVFVPPHPGPIAAAEFYGAQVGAVLLVGLLVALPCWYLTGYLLGRVLGARFTQAVPDLLAGGPPLADAPSAPASARAVTAILALPMLLIFGNTGIHMAAAAGLVDAQAGWARLLTFLGATPVALTITALVALVVLGARRGIGAAQLEDLLESSLGPICSVVLITGAGGMFGGVLRTSGIGDALAGSMNHLGLPVIAAAFVVAAALRVAQGSATVALTTTAALMAPAVVAQGYPPIQLAAVVVATAAGSVIASHVNDSGFWLVGRLMGLDAATTLRTWTVNQTLIAVVGFVLAWAVFALAGAAGL; encoded by the coding sequence ATGGAAGGATTCGTCTCCCCGCTATCCACCGGCGCGCTGTTGGGGGTGGCCGCCGCCGCGGTCGCTGTGATCCTGGTGCTGGTCATCGGGTTTAAGCTGCACGCATTTCTTACCCTTATCATCGTCTCGGCGGCCACGGCCATCGCCGCCGGCATCCCCATAGACCAGGTGGTTCCCACCATGACCCAGGGTTTTGGCACCACCCTGGCCTCCGTGGCGCTGCTGGTGGCCCTGGGTGCCATGCTCGGCCGGCTGGTGGAACGCTCGGGTGGCGCGGCCAGTTTGGCAGAGGCGCTCGTTGCCCGCTTCGGGGAGCACCGCGCCCCCTTCGCGCTGGGGCTGGCCTCCCTGATGATGGGCTTTCCCATCTTCTTCGACGCCGGCCTGGTGGTCATGCTGCCGGTGATCTTTGCCGTGGCGCGGCGTCTGGACGGGCCGGTGGTGGCCTACGGCATCCCCGCCGCCGGCGCGTTTTCCGTCATGCATGTTTTTGTGCCGCCGCACCCCGGCCCGATCGCGGCCGCGGAGTTCTATGGGGCGCAGGTCGGCGCGGTGCTGCTGGTGGGCCTGCTCGTCGCCCTGCCCTGCTGGTATCTCACCGGTTACCTGCTCGGGCGCGTCCTGGGCGCCCGCTTTACCCAAGCGGTCCCGGACCTTCTCGCCGGTGGCCCACCGCTTGCCGACGCCCCCTCCGCCCCCGCGTCCGCCCGCGCCGTCACCGCCATCCTCGCCCTGCCCATGCTGCTCATCTTTGGCAACACCGGCATCCACATGGCCGCGGCGGCGGGCCTGGTTGATGCACAGGCTGGGTGGGCGCGCCTGCTGACCTTCCTGGGCGCCACCCCCGTCGCCCTGACCATCACCGCGCTGGTGGCGCTGGTGGTGCTCGGCGCGCGGCGGGGGATAGGTGCGGCGCAGCTGGAGGACCTGCTGGAGTCCTCGCTGGGGCCCATTTGCTCGGTGGTGCTCATCACCGGCGCCGGCGGCATGTTCGGCGGGGTGCTGCGCACCTCCGGGATTGGCGATGCCCTGGCCGGATCCATGAACCACCTGGGCCTGCCCGTCATCGCCGCGGCCTTTGTTGTCGCCGCCGCCCTGCGCGTGGCCCAAGGCTCTGCCACCGTGGCGCTGACCACCACCGCGGCACTGATGGCCCCAGCCGTTGTCGCCCAGGGCTATCCGCCCATCCAGCTCGCCGCGGTGGTGGTGGCCACCGCGGCAGGTTCCGTGATTGCCAGCCACGTCAATGACTCCGGCTTCTGGCTGGTAGGCCGACTGATGGGCCTGGACGCCGCCACCACGCTGCGCACCTGGACTGTCAACCAGACGCTCATCGCGGTGGTGGGCTTTGTGCTGGCGTGGGCGGTGTTTGCCCTGGCCGGGGCGGCGGGCCTCTAA
- a CDS encoding DASS family sodium-coupled anion symporter, with product MTATLRRVPPPATNPPPAAAPPGEIRLRRIAAAVAIGAAIWVIPTPAGLESHAWHLFALFVATIVAIILNAAPMGTVAIIAMALCAATGVLAPGDPSESISAALSGFSNSTIWLIVSAFFIARAVISSGLGTRLGYLFVRTFGSSTLGLAYGLGLADLSTSPAIPSNTARAGGIVYPIMQSILRTDSSATGTTATTATTATPRRGSTAGFLALSTYNLDLAASVIFFTGAAPNALGAKLAEQMGVTAPSWGGWFLAACVPGILGFIAVPLVIYALWRPTTTRTPDAPVHARHQLAELGPMTRKEKVTLAVFVTIIALWVGGSSVLNATTVAFIGLGLLLLTGVLTWTDIKKEQSAWDTLTWFAALVMMGAYLNKTGFISWLGELVQQHLGGLSAGVAFVILGVVYALSHYLFASGTAHTATMFSVFLGTGIALGIPATPLIVLLAALPTLMGCLTHYGNGPAPLYFGTGSVSVGTWWKIGLALGAVHLIIWLAIGPLWWQIIGVM from the coding sequence ATGACCGCCACGTTGCGCCGCGTGCCACCACCGGCAACCAACCCCCCACCGGCCGCCGCACCCCCCGGGGAGATTCGCCTGCGCCGGATCGCGGCCGCGGTGGCCATCGGGGCGGCCATCTGGGTGATCCCCACTCCCGCCGGTCTGGAGTCTCACGCCTGGCACCTGTTCGCCCTCTTTGTGGCCACCATCGTGGCCATCATCCTCAACGCTGCGCCCATGGGCACGGTCGCGATCATTGCTATGGCCCTGTGCGCGGCCACCGGTGTGCTGGCCCCGGGGGACCCCAGCGAGTCCATCTCCGCAGCGCTCAGCGGGTTTTCTAACTCCACGATCTGGCTGATCGTCTCCGCGTTCTTCATCGCGCGCGCCGTCATTTCCTCCGGGCTGGGTACCCGGCTGGGCTACCTCTTCGTGCGGACCTTCGGATCTTCCACGCTGGGTCTGGCCTACGGGCTGGGGTTGGCGGACTTATCGACGTCGCCGGCCATCCCCTCCAACACCGCCCGTGCGGGTGGGATCGTCTACCCCATCATGCAGTCCATCCTGCGCACCGATTCCTCGGCAACAGGCACCACTGCAACCACAGCAACCACAGCGACTCCCCGCCGCGGTTCGACCGCCGGATTCCTGGCGCTGTCTACCTACAACCTTGACCTTGCCGCCTCCGTCATCTTCTTCACCGGCGCGGCCCCCAATGCCCTGGGTGCCAAGCTGGCCGAGCAGATGGGGGTCACCGCCCCGTCCTGGGGCGGATGGTTCCTGGCGGCGTGCGTGCCCGGCATCCTCGGTTTCATCGCGGTACCGCTGGTCATCTACGCGCTGTGGCGCCCCACCACCACCCGGACTCCCGACGCCCCCGTCCACGCCCGCCACCAGCTCGCCGAGCTGGGCCCTATGACCCGTAAAGAGAAGGTCACCCTGGCGGTCTTTGTCACCATCATCGCCCTGTGGGTGGGAGGATCATCCGTCCTCAACGCCACCACGGTTGCCTTCATCGGCCTGGGGTTGCTGCTGCTGACGGGGGTGCTGACGTGGACGGACATCAAAAAGGAGCAGTCCGCGTGGGACACGCTGACCTGGTTTGCCGCCCTGGTGATGATGGGCGCGTACCTGAACAAGACCGGGTTCATCTCCTGGCTGGGTGAGCTGGTTCAGCAACACCTCGGCGGGCTCTCGGCCGGCGTGGCTTTTGTCATCCTCGGCGTGGTCTACGCGCTGAGCCACTACCTCTTTGCCTCCGGCACGGCGCACACCGCCACCATGTTTAGCGTCTTCCTGGGCACCGGCATCGCACTGGGCATCCCGGCAACGCCGCTCATTGTGCTGCTCGCAGCGCTGCCCACCCTCATGGGATGCCTCACCCATTACGGCAACGGCCCGGCTCCCCTCTACTTTGGCACCGGGTCAGTCTCGGTGGGCACGTGGTGGAAGATCGGCCTTGCCCTCGGCGCGGTGCATCTGATCATCTGGCTGGCTATCGGGCCGCTGTGGTGGCAGATCATCGGCGTGATGTAG
- the ttdB gene encoding L(+)-tartrate dehydratase subunit beta — protein sequence MTIATVAPTQDAQDSGHRTWYLSTPISREDIADIRIGDIVFLDGHIVTCRDVAHRRLIEYGRELPVDLRDGAILHAGPITRRSEDSASGYEMVSVGPTTSMRMEKFEYDFIRDTGVRLIVGKGGMGSNTERGCAEFGALHCVFPAGNAVIAATEVDEIEDVHWTELGMPESLWVNRVTGFGPLIVSIDATGANLFEQQKVIYNERKEAALKKLYDKVRFIK from the coding sequence GTGACCATTGCAACCGTTGCCCCCACCCAGGACGCCCAGGATAGCGGCCACCGCACCTGGTACCTGTCCACCCCGATCTCCCGGGAGGACATCGCCGATATCCGCATCGGTGACATCGTCTTCCTTGACGGCCACATTGTCACCTGCCGCGACGTCGCCCACCGCCGCCTGATCGAATACGGCCGCGAGCTTCCCGTCGACCTGCGCGACGGCGCCATCCTGCACGCCGGGCCGATCACGCGGCGCAGCGAGGACTCGGCTTCCGGCTATGAGATGGTCTCCGTTGGCCCGACCACGTCGATGCGCATGGAGAAGTTTGAGTATGACTTCATCCGGGACACCGGGGTGCGCCTGATTGTGGGCAAGGGCGGGATGGGGTCCAACACGGAGCGCGGCTGCGCCGAGTTTGGCGCCCTGCACTGCGTGTTCCCCGCCGGAAACGCCGTCATCGCGGCAACGGAGGTCGACGAGATCGAAGACGTCCACTGGACCGAGCTGGGCATGCCGGAAAGCCTGTGGGTCAACCGCGTCACCGGCTTCGGCCCGCTGATCGTGTCCATCGACGCCACCGGCGCGAACCTGTTTGAGCAGCAGAAGGTCATTTACAACGAACGCAAAGAGGCCGCGCTGAAGAAGCTCTATGACAAGGTCCGGTTCATCAAATGA
- the ttdA gene encoding L(+)-tartrate dehydratase subunit alpha → MTTVVPCTRDRVVDIVARFTDLISKQLPVDVSRRLERLRADETNPRALMIYDTMKRNQELAAKLNRPSCQDTGLVQIFAHVGSHYPLRDELHTMLKEAVGTATQTAPLRHNTVETFQEVNTGTNTGSDSPWIYWDFVEGSSDLTLNVYLAGGGCSLPGQGKTLMPGEGYEGAVRFVLDVMTSYGLNACPPLLVGVGIGTSIDSASYMSKRALMRPVESRNPNELVAGLEDDLEEAINSLGLGPQGLGGGKSVMGVNIENSARHPSVLSVAVNTGCWSHRRGTITIHADGSFESSTHEGFDL, encoded by the coding sequence ATGACCACTGTTGTTCCCTGCACCCGGGACCGCGTTGTAGACATTGTCGCGCGGTTCACGGATCTGATCTCCAAACAATTGCCCGTCGATGTCTCCCGCCGGCTTGAGCGGCTGCGCGCCGATGAAACCAACCCGCGCGCCCTGATGATCTATGACACCATGAAGCGCAACCAGGAGCTGGCCGCCAAGCTCAACCGGCCCAGCTGCCAGGACACTGGGCTGGTGCAGATCTTTGCCCACGTGGGCTCCCACTACCCGCTGCGCGATGAGCTGCACACCATGCTCAAGGAAGCCGTGGGCACCGCCACCCAGACTGCACCGCTGCGCCACAACACCGTAGAGACCTTCCAGGAGGTCAACACCGGCACGAATACCGGCTCCGATTCCCCCTGGATCTACTGGGACTTTGTGGAGGGCTCGTCCGACCTGACGCTCAACGTCTACCTGGCTGGCGGCGGCTGCTCCCTGCCGGGTCAGGGCAAGACCCTCATGCCCGGCGAGGGCTACGAGGGCGCGGTGCGCTTCGTGCTGGACGTGATGACCTCCTACGGGCTCAACGCCTGCCCCCCGCTGCTCGTCGGCGTGGGCATTGGCACCTCCATCGACTCCGCGTCCTACATGTCCAAGCGGGCGCTGATGCGCCCGGTGGAATCCCGCAACCCCAATGAGCTGGTTGCCGGGTTGGAGGATGACCTGGAAGAGGCCATCAACTCGCTGGGCCTGGGGCCCCAGGGCTTGGGTGGCGGCAAGTCCGTCATGGGCGTCAACATTGAAAACTCTGCGCGGCACCCCTCCGTGCTGTCTGTGGCCGTGAACACCGGGTGCTGGTCGCACCGGCGCGGCACCATCACTATCCACGCTGACGGCTCCTTCGAGTCGTCTACTCACGAAGGGTTTGACCTGTGA
- a CDS encoding helix-turn-helix transcriptional regulator, protein MINPDAFEFTAPAATGGAHAYVYDIGTYHFNWHDDIELLVVAGGRVELATAGATTLLGERDAALLNSNQGHATLAVEPGSRAIAVHLQPTIFAQYVPGFTPQFSSTPAFPTDQLTARLATLLLRDGDSAVDMLRTIGDVGHLAADIVECFPLSQRNYRDHRDEAAAPGPEITAALGRVCAYIEQAYTQRLTLAQLARLAGYSEPYLSSVFSQTMGMTCFEFISRVRLRAATRQLSATDALIGDIAFDNGFADTKTFTTAFKSTFGLTPSKYRANLGTTPGARQVDATFKRRFTPRSQADVYATLTSWAHSGAVTDNQDDPVVLARRLAAILSDSPTNSGNSGNANNTDTADH, encoded by the coding sequence ATGATCAACCCGGATGCCTTCGAATTCACCGCCCCGGCGGCCACCGGCGGCGCACACGCCTACGTCTATGACATTGGCACCTACCACTTCAACTGGCACGACGACATCGAGCTGCTGGTGGTGGCGGGCGGCCGGGTAGAACTGGCCACCGCGGGTGCCACCACGCTGCTCGGCGAGCGCGATGCGGCACTGCTCAACTCCAACCAGGGGCACGCCACCCTGGCTGTCGAGCCCGGGTCTCGAGCCATTGCGGTCCACCTCCAGCCCACGATTTTTGCCCAATACGTCCCAGGATTTACGCCCCAGTTTTCTTCTACCCCGGCGTTTCCCACCGACCAGCTCACCGCCCGGCTAGCCACCTTGCTGCTGCGCGACGGAGACTCGGCCGTAGACATGCTGCGCACCATCGGCGACGTCGGCCATTTAGCCGCCGACATTGTGGAATGCTTCCCGCTGTCCCAGCGCAACTACCGGGACCACCGGGACGAGGCCGCCGCCCCTGGACCCGAGATCACCGCCGCACTGGGGCGCGTGTGCGCCTACATCGAGCAGGCTTATACCCAGCGCCTCACGCTGGCACAGCTGGCGCGCCTGGCCGGATACTCCGAGCCCTACCTGTCCTCAGTGTTCTCCCAAACCATGGGGATGACGTGTTTTGAGTTCATCTCCCGGGTGCGGCTGCGCGCGGCTACACGCCAGCTGTCTGCCACGGACGCGCTTATCGGGGACATCGCCTTTGACAACGGCTTTGCGGACACCAAGACTTTTACCACCGCGTTTAAGTCCACGTTTGGTTTGACGCCGTCGAAGTACCGCGCGAATCTGGGCACCACGCCCGGGGCCCGGCAGGTGGATGCCACCTTTAAGCGTCGTTTTACCCCGCGTTCTCAGGCGGATGTGTACGCCACTTTGACGTCCTGGGCGCACTCCGGCGCGGTCACTGATAATCAGGATGATCCGGTGGTCTTGGCTCGGCGCCTTGCGGCGATCTTGAGCGACAGCCCCACCAATTCGGGCAACTCAGGTAATGCAAACAATACCGATACTGCGGACCATTAG
- a CDS encoding tRNA (cytidine(34)-2'-O)-methyltransferase, translated as MGQLLHVIFDNPVIPGNTGNAIRLCANTGAHLHLVEPLGFNFDDRHLRRAGLDYHDLAEVTIHPDLDSCLAELPGARVFAFTGHATTYHHQISYQPGDALLFGTEPTGLPQAHMDHPRVTELVRIPMLPARRSMNLSNAAAVGVFEAWRQLGFAGGV; from the coding sequence ATGGGCCAGCTGCTGCACGTCATCTTTGATAACCCCGTCATCCCCGGAAACACCGGGAACGCCATCCGCCTGTGCGCCAATACCGGCGCCCACCTGCACCTGGTCGAGCCGCTGGGGTTCAACTTTGATGACCGCCACCTGCGCCGCGCGGGACTGGACTACCACGACCTTGCTGAGGTCACCATCCACCCGGACCTGGATTCCTGCCTGGCGGAGCTGCCGGGCGCCAGGGTCTTTGCCTTTACCGGACACGCCACCACGTATCACCACCAGATCTCCTATCAACCCGGCGACGCGCTGCTTTTTGGCACCGAGCCCACCGGGCTGCCGCAAGCCCACATGGACCATCCCCGAGTGACCGAACTGGTGCGCATCCCCATGCTGCCCGCCCGCCGCTCCATGAACCTATCCAACGCCGCGGCCGTGGGGGTCTTTGAGGCGTGGCGCCAACTGGGATTTGCCGGAGGTGTGTAA
- a CDS encoding bifunctional methylenetetrahydrofolate dehydrogenase/methenyltetrahydrofolate cyclohydrolase gives MTAQKLDGKLYRSELIEDLTSRVAALKDKGVTPGLATVLVGEDPGSQNYVKMKHRDCEQVGITSIRRDLPADTTQEQLHAVIDELNVDPACTGYIVQLPLPRHLNENAVLERIDPAKDADGLHPVNLGKLVLGEPAPLPCTPNGCISLLRRFGVELDGAKVVVIGRGVTVGRPIGLMLTRRSENATVTLCHTGTKDLAAETRAADVIIAAAGKPHMLTADMVKPGAAILDVGVSRVDGKTTGDVAPDVWDVAGWISPNPGGVGPMTRTFLLENIVERAEALAGAGA, from the coding sequence GTGACTGCGCAAAAACTTGACGGCAAGTTGTATCGCTCTGAGCTGATTGAGGACCTCACCTCCCGGGTGGCGGCCTTGAAGGACAAGGGGGTGACCCCCGGCCTGGCCACCGTGCTGGTGGGCGAGGACCCGGGCAGCCAGAACTACGTGAAGATGAAGCACCGCGATTGCGAGCAGGTGGGCATCACCTCGATTCGCCGGGACCTTCCTGCCGATACCACGCAGGAGCAGCTGCACGCGGTCATCGATGAACTCAACGTGGACCCCGCCTGCACCGGCTACATTGTCCAGCTACCGTTGCCGCGCCACCTCAACGAAAACGCGGTGCTTGAGCGCATCGATCCGGCCAAGGACGCCGACGGCCTCCACCCGGTCAACCTGGGCAAACTGGTGCTTGGTGAGCCCGCCCCGCTGCCGTGTACCCCCAATGGGTGCATCAGCCTGCTGCGCCGCTTCGGCGTGGAGCTCGACGGGGCGAAGGTGGTGGTCATCGGCCGCGGCGTGACGGTGGGCCGACCCATCGGCCTCATGCTCACCCGACGCAGCGAGAACGCCACAGTCACCCTCTGCCACACCGGCACGAAGGACCTGGCCGCAGAGACGCGCGCGGCGGACGTGATCATCGCCGCGGCGGGCAAGCCGCACATGCTCACCGCGGACATGGTCAAGCCGGGTGCGGCGATCCTGGACGTCGGCGTGTCCCGCGTGGATGGCAAGACCACCGGCGATGTGGCCCCGGACGTGTGGGACGTGGCCGGCTGGATTTCCCCGAACCCCGGCGGCGTGGGCCCCATGACGCGGACGTTCCTGCTGGAAAACATCGTGGAGCGCGCCGAGGCGCTGGCGGGTGCCGGTGCCTAG
- a CDS encoding DUF3017 domain-containing protein has protein sequence MPSVRPATRAEALHNPHDVALRPSRIPVSVQRAGVAAFVAVAAASAVFALTDHWRRATLSLGVAMLWLAVVRLVCDSRIVGVFAVRSRRFDALFAAATGFAMSFLALSVDSLGS, from the coding sequence GTGCCTAGCGTGCGCCCTGCGACCCGCGCCGAGGCGCTGCACAACCCGCACGATGTGGCGCTGCGGCCCTCCCGGATTCCGGTGAGCGTGCAGCGCGCTGGGGTGGCGGCGTTTGTGGCCGTGGCGGCGGCGTCGGCAGTCTTTGCGCTCACCGACCACTGGCGGCGCGCCACACTGTCTTTGGGGGTGGCCATGCTGTGGCTGGCGGTGGTGCGTCTGGTGTGCGACTCGCGGATTGTCGGCGTCTTTGCGGTGCGCTCGCGCCGCTTTGACGCACTGTTCGCTGCCGCCACCGGCTTCGCGATGTCCTTTTTAGCGCTGTCCGTTGATTCGCTGGGCAGCTAG
- the metX gene encoding homoserine O-acetyltransferase MetX, producing the protein MPHLPEPGRLSVCPIGDVRTEAGAIIADAHIAVRRWGHFRTDEDGWSNVILVEHALTGDPNAASWWAGLIGPGLALDTNRYCVVCTNVIGGCSGSTGPASPHPDDGRAWGSRFPAISIRDQVTTEKQLLDALGLTRLRAVIGGSMGGARALEWAAMYPDSLAAAGVFAVSARASAWQIGIQAAQIDAIENDPAWAGGDYYDTGATPLDGLATARRIAHLTYRGELEIDERFGTAAQPGENPLGAYRRPDQRFAVESYLDYQAARLTERFDAGSYVVLTDALNRHDIGRGRGGLNKALAAITVPVLVAGVDTDILYPYHQQEHLSRNLGNLLSMAKIVSPVGHDAFLTETRQMDRILRGFLQRIDPTAPDTTGRIEYYI; encoded by the coding sequence ATGCCCCACCTGCCCGAACCGGGACGCTTAAGCGTCTGCCCCATCGGCGACGTCCGCACCGAGGCCGGCGCCATCATTGCCGACGCCCACATCGCGGTGCGCCGCTGGGGCCACTTCCGCACCGACGAGGACGGCTGGTCCAACGTCATACTCGTCGAGCACGCGCTGACCGGCGATCCCAACGCCGCCAGCTGGTGGGCAGGGCTCATCGGGCCCGGGCTGGCGCTAGACACCAACCGCTACTGCGTGGTGTGCACCAACGTCATCGGCGGCTGTTCGGGATCCACCGGCCCGGCCAGCCCGCACCCCGACGACGGGCGCGCCTGGGGCTCGCGTTTCCCCGCAATCTCCATCCGCGACCAGGTCACCACAGAAAAACAGCTTCTCGACGCCCTGGGGCTCACCCGACTGCGCGCCGTCATCGGCGGATCCATGGGCGGCGCCCGCGCCCTGGAATGGGCCGCCATGTACCCGGACTCCCTAGCAGCAGCCGGGGTCTTCGCCGTATCCGCGCGGGCGTCCGCCTGGCAGATTGGCATCCAGGCAGCCCAAATTGACGCCATAGAAAACGACCCCGCCTGGGCCGGCGGCGACTACTACGACACCGGGGCCACGCCGCTCGACGGCCTGGCCACCGCCCGGCGCATCGCCCACCTGACCTACCGCGGTGAGCTCGAAATTGACGAACGCTTTGGCACCGCCGCCCAGCCGGGCGAAAACCCCCTCGGCGCCTATCGACGCCCCGACCAGCGCTTCGCCGTGGAAAGCTACCTGGACTACCAGGCCGCACGGCTGACCGAGCGCTTCGACGCCGGCTCCTACGTGGTACTCACCGACGCCCTCAACCGCCACGACATCGGCCGCGGACGCGGCGGGCTGAACAAGGCCCTGGCCGCCATCACGGTCCCCGTGCTCGTCGCCGGAGTGGACACGGACATCCTCTATCCCTACCACCAGCAAGAACACCTCTCCCGCAACCTGGGCAACCTGCTGAGCATGGCCAAAATCGTCTCCCCCGTGGGCCACGATGCCTTCCTCACCGAAACCCGCCAGATGGACCGCATCCTGCGCGGCTTCCTCCAGCGCATCGACCCCACAGCGCCGGACACCACGGGCAGAATCGAGTACTACATCTAG
- a CDS encoding O-acetylhomoserine/O-acetylserine sulfhydrylase: protein MTTKYDNSQAANWDFSTRSIHAGQPVDSDTGARNQPIYLTSSYVFDSAEHAKERFALENPGPIYSRLTNPTTEVLENRLASLEGGTHAVAFASGQAAETAAILNVAGAGDHIVTSPRLYGGTETLFQSTLARLGIEVTFVEEPDDPASWDAAARPNTKAFYAETFANPQADVLDVPAIAEVAHAHLVPLIVDNTIATAAVVRPLELGADVVVASLTKFYTGNGSGIGGILIDGGHFDWTVERDGEPIFPTFVNPDPAYHGLKYVDLGDVAFGLKARAGLLRDTGATLSPFNAWVTLQGLDTLSLRVERHNTNADAVAHYLDKQPKVTKVNYAGLESSPWYAVKQKLGLDYTGSVLSFDIEGGREEAWRFIDALKLHSNLANIGDVRSLVAHPASTTHSQSDEHGLTRAGISQSTIRLSVGLEAIEDILADLDLGFAAL from the coding sequence ATGACCACCAAGTATGACAACTCACAGGCCGCCAACTGGGACTTTTCCACCCGCTCCATCCACGCCGGCCAGCCCGTCGACTCCGATACCGGCGCGCGCAACCAGCCGATCTACCTCACCTCCTCTTACGTCTTTGACTCCGCCGAGCACGCCAAGGAGCGCTTCGCCCTGGAAAACCCGGGCCCCATCTACTCGCGGCTGACCAACCCCACCACCGAGGTGCTGGAAAACCGCCTGGCCTCCTTGGAGGGCGGCACCCACGCCGTGGCCTTCGCCTCCGGGCAGGCTGCGGAGACCGCCGCGATTTTGAACGTCGCCGGCGCCGGGGACCACATTGTCACCTCCCCGCGCCTCTACGGCGGCACCGAGACGCTGTTCCAGTCCACGCTGGCGCGCCTGGGCATCGAGGTCACCTTCGTCGAGGAGCCTGATGACCCCGCCTCCTGGGACGCCGCCGCGCGCCCCAACACCAAGGCCTTCTACGCGGAGACCTTTGCCAACCCGCAGGCAGACGTGCTGGACGTGCCGGCCATCGCCGAGGTCGCCCACGCGCATCTGGTGCCGCTGATTGTGGATAACACCATCGCCACCGCGGCTGTGGTGCGCCCCTTGGAACTCGGCGCGGACGTGGTGGTGGCCTCGCTGACCAAGTTCTACACGGGCAACGGTTCCGGCATCGGCGGCATCCTCATCGACGGCGGCCACTTCGACTGGACCGTCGAGCGTGACGGCGAGCCGATCTTCCCCACCTTTGTCAACCCCGATCCCGCCTACCACGGCCTGAAGTACGTGGACTTGGGCGACGTCGCCTTTGGGCTCAAGGCCCGCGCCGGCCTGCTGCGCGACACCGGCGCCACCCTGTCCCCCTTCAACGCCTGGGTCACCCTCCAGGGGCTGGACACGCTGTCCCTGCGCGTGGAGCGACACAACACTAACGCTGACGCGGTGGCCCACTACCTGGACAAGCAGCCGAAGGTGACCAAGGTCAACTACGCCGGGCTGGAGTCCTCCCCCTGGTACGCGGTCAAGCAGAAGCTCGGCCTGGACTACACCGGCTCCGTGCTGTCCTTTGACATTGAGGGCGGGCGCGAGGAGGCCTGGCGCTTCATCGACGCGCTCAAGCTGCACTCCAACCTGGCCAACATCGGCGACGTGCGCTCCCTGGTCGCCCACCCGGCCTCCACCACGCACTCGCAGTCGGATGAGCACGGCCTGACCCGCGCCGGGATCAGCCAGTCCACCATCCGCCTGTCCGTGGGGCTCGAGGCCATCGAGGACATCCTCGCGGACCTGGACCTGGGCTTCGCCGCCCTGTAG